A genomic window from Camelina sativa cultivar DH55 chromosome 2, Cs, whole genome shotgun sequence includes:
- the LOC104750582 gene encoding uncharacterized protein LOC104750582 — MWNNPSRAWMYNRIDPFTNHISSDYTAGVEEFIDFACSHAQNSKGRFYCLCVVCHNSKFLKAASVSKHLLSRGFMPNYYVWYEHGEDYDVVGEGTSSHYANNTDYASASAPIGFDGENIYAGMVNDTFHGSVPYNEYHEHESRNDHVHEQPTQEAKWFYDMLAAANTPLYDGCREGQSQLSLAARFMNNKVDYNLSENCMDSWTGLFTEYLPEGNQATGSYYETETLMRKLGLPCRTYDVCIDNCMLFWKDDEKLEHCKFCGKPRYKASEGRTRIPFSKMWYLPIAERLKRMYQSEKTAAFMRWHAEHSSEEGLMCHPSDAAEWKNFQQLHPSFAAEPRNVYLGLCTDGFNPFGMSKHHSLWPVILTPYNLPPGMCMNTEYLFLTILNSGPNHPRASLDVFLQPLVDELTELWYNGVEAYDVSLDQNFNLKAVLLWTISDFPAYGMLSGWTTHGRLACPICMDDTNAFQLPAGRKTCWFDCHRRFLPANHPMRKDKKHFFKGKHAVNDYPPQYLTG, encoded by the coding sequence atgtggaACAATCCTTCAAGAGCATGGATGTACAATCGGATCGATCCGTTCACTAATCATATCTCATCGGATTATACGGCGGGTGTGGAAGAGTTCATCGATTTTGCCTGTAGCCATGCACAAAATAGCAAAGGTAGGTTTTACTGCCTTTGTGTAGTATGTCACAATTCGAAGTTTTTGAAAGCTGCCTCTGTTTCGAAACATTTGCTAAGTAGGGGGTTTATGCCTAACTATTATGTATGGTATGAACATGGTGAAGATTATGATGTTGTTGGGGAGGGAACTAGTAGTCATTATGCTAATAATACAGATTATGCTAGTGCTAGTGCACCAATAGGATTTGATGGGGAGAATATATATGCTGGGATGGTGAATGATACATTTCATGGTTCTGTACCATATAATGAGTATCATGAACATGAAAGTAGAAATGATCATGTTCATGAACAACCCACCCAAGAAGCAAAATGGTTTTATGATATGCTAGCTGCTGCAAACACGCCACTGTATGATGGATGTCGGGAAGGGCAGTCGCAGTTATCGTTGGCAGCTCGGTTCATGAACAATAAGGTCGACTACAATTTGTCTGAAAATTGTATGGATTCATGGACAGGACTGTTTACGGAGTATTTACCAGAGGGTAATCAGGCAACCGGTTCATACTATGAGACGGAGACTTTGATGCGAAAGCTAGGATTACCGTGTCGTACATATGATGTATGTATAGATAACTGTATGCtcttttggaaagatgatgagAAGTTGGAGCATTGCAAGTTCTGCGGCAAACCAAGGTATAAGGCTAGTGAAGGAAGAACAAGAATACCGTTCAGTAAGATGTGGTATTTACCGATTGCGGAAAGGCTGAAGAGAATGTACCAATCTGAGAAGACTGCAGCTTTTATGAGATGGCACGCTGAGCACAGCTCTGAGGAGGGATTAATGTGTCATCCTTCAGATGCGGCTGAGTGGAAGAATTTTCAGCAATTGCATCCCTCATTTGCAGCAGAACCGCGCAATGTTTATCTTGGATTATGTACAGATGGTTTCAATCCTTTTGGGATGTCGAAACACCATTCATTATGGCCAGTGATATTGACTCCATACAACTTGCCTCCTGGGATGTGCATGAACACAGAGTATTTGTTTCTGACGATTTTGAATTCAGGACCGAATCATCCACGAGCTAGTCTTGACGTTTTTCTCCAACCATTGGTCGATGAGTTAACAGAGTTATGGTATAATGGAGTGGAGGCATATGATGTGTCCTTAGATCAAAATTTCAACCTTAAAGCTGTCCTTTTGTGGACTATCAGCGATTTCCCAGCATATGGCATGTTGTCAGGATGGACAACACACGGAAGGTTAGCTTGCCCAATCTGTATGGACGATACAAATGCATTTCAATTGCCAGCTGGtaggaagacatgttggtttgattgccACAGGAGATTTCTTCCTGCTAATCATCCAATGCGAAAGGATAAAAAACACTTTTTCAAAGGCAAACACGCAGTGAACGACTATCCACCGCAATATTTGACGGGTTAA
- the LOC104722008 gene encoding UDP-glycosyltransferase 79B8, whose protein sequence is MDSKFHAFMFPWFAFGHMIPFLHLANKLAEKGHRVTFLLPKKAQKQVEHHNLFPDSIVFHPLTVPHVNGLPPGAETTSDISISEDNLLSEALDLTRGQVEAAVRALRPDLIFFDFAHWIPEVAKEFMIKSVSYIIVSATTIAHTHVPGGSLGVPPPGYPSSKVRFGENDAHALAKLSIFYKRLYHQITTGFKRCDIIALRTCKEIEGKFCDYIAHQYQKKVLLTGPMLPEPDTSKPLEERWSHFLSGFPPRSVVFCALGSQIVLEKDQFQELCLGMELTGLPFLLAVKPPRGSSTVQEGLPEGFEERVKGRGVVWGGWVQQPLILSHPSVGCFVNHCGPGAIWECMMSNCQMVLLPFLSDQTLFTKLMTKEFEVSVEVLREKTGWFSKESLRDAIKSVMDKDSDLGKVVRSNHAKLKEVLVSPGLLTVYVDNFVEALQKYLI, encoded by the coding sequence ATGGATTCGAAATTCCATGCTTTTATGTTCCCCTGGTTTGCTTTTGGTCATATGATTCCTTTTCTACATCTTGCAAACAAACTAGCTGAGAAAGGTCACCGAGTTACATTCTTGCTACCTAAGAAAGCTCAAAAGCAGGTGGAACATCACAACCTGTTCCCAGACAGTATTGTCTTTCACCCTCTTACAGTCCCTCATGTTAATGGCCTCCCTCCTGGTGCCGAGACAACCTCGGATATCTCAATCTCGGAGGATAATTTATTGTCCGAAGCTTTAGATCTCACTCGCGGTCAGGTTGAAGCTGCGGTCCGTGCTTTGAGACCGGATTTGATCTTCTTCGATTTTGCTCACTGGATTCCAGAAGTAGCGAAAGAGTTTATGATCAAGAGTGTGAGTTACATCATAGTATCTGCAACAACTATAGCTCATACGCATGTCCCTGGTGGTTCATTAGGTGTTCCCCCACCAGGTTATCCTTCATCAAAGGTGCGTTTCGGTGAAAACGATGCTCATGCCTTAGCAAAATTGTCGATCTTCTACAAGAGACTTTATCATCAGATTACTACTGGTTTTAAGAGATGTGATATCATTGCATTGAGGACATGCAAAGAAATCGAAGGTAAATTCTGCGACTATATAGCGCATCAATACCAAAAGAAGGTTCTCTTGACTGGTCCAATGCTCCCTGAGCCAGACACAAGTAAACCACTTGAAGAACGCTGGAGTCATTTTCTGAGCGGGTTCCCACCGCGTTCAGTTGTATTTTGCGCACTTGGCAGCCAAATCGTTCTTGAGAAGGATCAATTTCAAGAACTTTGCTTAGGGATGGAGCTGACAGGTTTACCCTTTCTTTTAGCGGTAAAGCCACCGAGAGGATCATCAACGGTCCAAGAAGGTTTACCAGAAGGGTTCGAGGAGCGGGTGAAGGGGCGTGGTGTGGTCTGGGGAGGATGGGTGCAGCAACCATTGATATTGTCTCATCCATCAGTAGGGTGCTTTGTGAATCATTGCGGTCCAGGAGCAATATGGGAGTGTATGATGAGTAATTGCCAAATGGTTTTGCTTCCATTTTTAAGTGATCAAACTCTCTTCACAAAACTGATGACCAAGGAATTCGAGGTCTCTGTAGAAGTGTTGAGGGAAAAAACAGGATGGTTTTCAAAAGAGAGCTTGAGAGATGCGATCAAGTCTGTGATGGATAAAGACAGCGACCTCGGAAAGGTAGTGAGGAGTAACCACGCCAAATTGAAGGAGGTTCTTGTTAGTCCTGGATTATTGACTGTTTACGTGGATAACTTTGTAGAGGCATTGCAAAAGTATCTGATTTGA